Below is a window of Camelina sativa cultivar DH55 chromosome 11, Cs, whole genome shotgun sequence DNA.
GAAAGTGTCAAATTATTCGCacatattatttgtatatattacaaACACAATATAAATGGCATAATtcgtttaatttatatagtagAATGGAATATAAGTGAGGAAAAGTTGAATTAactggggaaaaaaaaaatgtgagatcGCATAAATTCATTTAATTTACAGATGCGCTAATCTCGGAAGACTTGCGGAAGAATGGTTTacaacataataaaattaattcgAAAATGCGAGtttgaaaattatatgattagtGAAAATTTATAACATAGAGTCGCTGAATCCTTTCATAATTATGCAAGTTACAGGTTAAATTCATAATATAACATGATTAATTAACTCTTTGTTGATTACATCTTCCTTGTTtattaaaaagctaaaaaacaaaagaaagtacAAGAATGTCAAGCATCTCTCTCAATCAAAGAAAGCGCATTTTGAAAGagtaaatacataaaaatgttataaactaCCATCGGGAAAGATTTGCAggattttgaaatgaaaaatctccccaagaagatgaagaactctGCTTTGTTACATCATCCAAACTCTTGAGCGGTTTAGCCTGCACAACCTCGTGCTCAGGTGCACCGGTTAGCTTCTGAACCAACTCTTTGAAGTTTACTGGCTCGACTCTGTAGACATGAGGATGCATTGGATTCAAANNNNNNNNNNNNNNNNNNNNNNNNNNNNNNNNNNNNNNNNNNNNNNNNNNNNNNNNNNNNNNNNNNNNNNNNNNNNNNNNNNNNNNNNNNNNNNNNNNNNNNNNNNNNNNNNNNNNNNNNNNNNNNNNNNNNNNNNNNNNNNNNNNNNNNNNNNNNNNNNNNNNNNNNNNNNNNNNNNNNNNNNNNNNNNNNNNNNNNNNNNNNNNNNNNNNNNNNNNNNNNNNNNNNNNNNNNNNNNNNNNNNNNNNNNNNNNNNNNNNNNNNNNNNNNNNNNNNNNNNNNNNNNNNNNNNNNNNNNNNNNNNNNNNNNNNNNNNNNNNNNNNNNNNNNNNNNNNNNNNNNNNNNNNNNNNNNNNNNNNNNNNNNNNNNNNNNNNNNNNNNNNNNNNNNNNNNNNNNNNNNNNNNNNNNNNNNNNNNNNNNNNNNNNNNNNNNNNNNNNNNNNNNNNNNNNNNNNNNNNNNNNNNNNNNNNNNNNNNNNNNNNNNNNNNNNNNNNNNNNNNNNNNNNNNNNNNNNNNNNNNNNNNNNNNNNNNNNNNNNNNNNNNNNNNNNNNNNNNNNNNNNNNNNNNNNNNNNNNNNNNNNNNNNNNNNNNNNNNNNNNNNNNNNNNNNNNNNNNNNNNNNNNNNNNNNNNNNNNNNNNNNNNNNNNNNNNNNNNNNNNNNNNNNNNNNNNNNNNNNNNNNNNNNNNNNNNNNNNNNNNNNNNNNNNNNNNNNNNNNNNNNNNNNNNNNNNNNNNNNNNNNNNNNNNNNNNNNNNNNNNNNNNNNNNNNNNNNNNNNNNNNNNNNNNNNNNNNNNNNNNNNNNNNNNNNNNNNNNNNNNNNNNNNNNNNNNNNNNNNNNNNNNNNNNNNNNNNNNNNNNNNNNNNNNNNNNNNNNNNNNNNNNNNNNNNNNNNNNNNNNNNNNNNNNNNNNNNNNNNNNNNNNNNNNNNNNNNNNNNNNNNNNNNNNNNNNNNNNNNNNNNNNNNNNNNNNNNNNNNNNNNNNNNNNNNNNNNNNNNNNNNNNNNNNNNNNNNNNNNNNNNNNNNNNNNNNNNNNNNNNNNNNNNNNNNNNNNNNNNNNNNNNNNNNNNNNNNNNNNNNNNNNNNNNNNNNNNNNNNNNNNNNNNNNNNNNNNNNNNNNNNNNNNNNNNNNNNNNNNNNNNNNNNNNNNNNNNNNNNNNNNNNNNNNNNNNNNNNNNNNNNNNNNNNNNNNNNNNNNNNNNNNNNNNNNNNNNNNNNNNNNNNNNNNNNNNNNNNNNNNNNNNNNNNNNNNNNNNNNNNNNNNNNNNNNNNNNNNNNNNNNNNNNNNNNNNNNNNNNNNNNNNNNNNNNNNNNNNNNNNNNNNNNNNNNNNNNNNNNNNNNNNNNNNNNNNNNNNNNNNNNNNNNNNNNNNNNNNNNNNNNNNNNNNNNNNNNNNNNNNNNNNNNNNNNNNNNNNNNNNNNNNNNNNNNNNNNNNNNNNNNNNNNNNNNNNNNNNNNNNNNNNNNNNNNNNNNNNNNNNNNNNNNNNNNNNNNNNNNNNNNNNNNNNNNNNNNNNNNNNNNNNNNNNNNNNNNNNNNNNNNNNNNNNNNNNNNNNNNNNNNNNNNNNNNNNNNNNNNNNNNNNNNNNNNNNNNNNNNNNNNNNNNNNNNNNNNNNNNNNNNNNNNNNNNNNNNNNNNNNNNNNNNNNNNNNNNNNNNNNNNNNNNNNNNNNNNNNNNNNNNNNNNNNNNNNNNNNNNNNNNNNNNNNNNNNNNNNNNNNNNNNNNNNNNNNNNNNNNNNNNNNNNNNNNNNNNNNNNNNNNNNNNNNNNNNNNNNNNNNNNNNNNNNNNNNNNNNNNNNNNNNNNNNNNNNNNNNNNNNNNNNNNNNNNNNNNNNNNNNNNNNNNNNNNNNNNNNNNNNNNNNNNNNNNNNNNNNNNNNNNNNNNNNNNNNNNNNNNNNNNNNNNNNNNNNNNNNNNNNNNNNNNNNNNNNNNNNNNNNNNNNNNNNNNNNNNNNNNNNNNNNNNNNNNNNNNNNNNNNNNNNNNNNNNNNNNNNNNNNNNNNNNNNNNNNNNNNNNNNNNNNNNNNNNNNNNNNNNNNNNNNNNNNNNNNNNNNNNNNNNNNNNNNNNNNNNNNNNNNNNNNNNNNNNNNNNNNNNNNNNNNNNNNNNNNNNNNNNNNNNNNNNNNNNNNNNNNNNNNNNNNNNNNNNNNNNNNNNNNNNNNNNNNNNNNNNNNNNNNNNNNNNNNNNNNNNNNNNNNNNNNNNNNNNNNNNNNNNNNNNNNNNNNNNNNNNNNNNNNNNNNNNNNNNNNNNNNNNNNNNNNNNNNNNNNNNNNNNNNNNNNNNNNNNNNNNNNNNNNNNNNNNNNNNNNNNNNNNNNNNNNNNNNNNNNNNNNNNNNNNNNNNNNNNNNNNNNNNNNNNNNNNNNNNNNNNNNNNNNNNNNNNNNNNNNNNNNNNNNNNNNNNNNNNNNNNNNNNNNNNNNNNNNNNNNNNNNNNNNNNNNNNNNNNNNNNNNNNNNNNNNNNNNNNNNNNNNNNNNNNNNNNNNNNNNNNNNNNNNNNNNNNNNNNNNNNNNNNNNNNNNNNNNNNNNNNNNNNNNNNNNNNNNNNNNNNNNNNNNNNNNNNNNNNNNNNNNNNNNNNNNNNNNNNNNNNNNNNNNNNNNNNNNNNNNNNNNNNNNNNNNNNNNNNNNNNNNNNNNNNNNNNNNNNNNNNNNNNNNNNNNNNNNNNNNNNNNNNNNNNNNNNNNNNNNNNNNNNNNNNNNNNNNNNNNNNNNNNNNNNNNNNNNNNNNNNNNNNNNNNNNNNNNNNNNNNNNNNNNNNNNNNNNNNNNNNNNNNNNNNNNNNNNNNNNNNNNNNNNNNNNNNNNNNNNNNNNNNNNNNNNNNNNNNNNNNNNNNNNNNNNNNNNNNNNNNNNNNNNNNNNNNNNNNNNNNNNNNNNNNNNNNNNNNNNNNNNNNNNNNNNNNNNNNNNNNNNNNNNNNNNNNNNNNNNNNNNNNNNNNNNNNNNNNNNNNNNNNNNNNNNNNNNNNNNNNNNNNNNNNNNNNNNNNNNNNNNNNNNNNNNNNNNNNNNNNNNNNNNNNNNNNNNNNNNNNNNNNNNNNNNNNNNNNNNNNNNNNNNNNNNNNNNNNNNNNNNNNNNNNNNNNNNNNNNNNNNNNNNNNNNNNNNNNNNNNNNNNNNNNNNNNNNNNNNNNNNNNNNNNNNNNNNNNNNNNNNNNNNNNNNNNNNNNNNNNNNNNNNNNNNNNNNNNNNNNNNNNNNNNNNNNNNNNNNNNNNNNNNNNNNNNNNNNNNNNNNNNNNNNNNNNNNNNNNNNNNNNNNNNNNNNNNNNNNNNNNNNNNNNNNNNNNNNNNNNNNNNNNNNNNNNNNNNNNNNNNNNNNNNNNNNNNNNNNNNNNNNNNNNNNNNNNNNNNNNNNNNNNNNNNNNNNNNNNNNNNNNNNNNNNNNNNNNNNNNNNNNNNNNNNNNNNNNNNNNNNNNNNNNNNNNNNNNNNNNNNNNNNNNNNNNNNNNNNNNNNNNNNNNNNNNNNNNNNNNNNNNNNNNNNNNNNNNNNNNNNNNNNNNNNNNNNNNNNNNNNNNNNNNNNNNNNNNNNNNNNNNNNNNNNNNNNNNNNNNNNNNNNNNNNNNNNNNNNNNNNNNNNNNNNNNNNNNNNNNNNNNNNNNNNNNNNNNNNNNNNNNNNNNNNNNNNNNNNNNNNNNNNNNNNNNNNNNNNNNNNNNNNNNNNNNNNNNNNNNNNNNNNNNNNNNNNNNNNNNNNNNNNNNNNNNNNNNNNNNNNNNNNNNNNNNNNNNNNNNNNNNNNNNNNNNNNNNNNNNNNNNNNNNNNNNNNNNNNNNNNNNNNNNNNNNNNNNNNNNNNNNNNNNNNNNNNNNNNNNNNNNNNNNNNNNNNNNNNNNNNNNNNNNNNNNNNNNNNNNNNNNNNNNNNNNNNNNNNNNNNNNNNNNNNNNNNNNNNNNNNNNNNNNNNNNNNNNNNNNNNNNNNNNNNNNNNNNNNNNNNNNNNNNNNNNNNNNNNNNNNNNNNNNNNNNNNNNNNNNNNNNNNNNNNNNNNNNNNNNNNNNNNNNNNNNNNNNNNNNNNNNNNNNNNNNNNNNNNNNNNNNNNNNNNNNNNNNNNNNNNNNNNNNNNNNNNNNNNNNNNNNNNNNNNNNNNNNNNNNNNNNNNNNNNNNNNNNNNNNNNNNNNNNNNNNNNNNNNNNNNNNNNNNNNNNNNNNNNNNNNNNNNNNNNNNNNNNNNNNNNNNNNNNNNNNNNNNNNNNNNNNNNNNNNNNNNNNNNNNNNNNNNNNNNNNNNNNNNNNNNNNNNNNNNNNNNNNNNNNNNNNNNNNNNNNNNNNNNNNNNNNNNNNNNNNNNNNNNNNNNNNNNNNNNNNNNNNNNNNNNNNNNNNNNNNNNNNNNNNNNNNNNNNNNNNNNNNNNNNNNNNNNNNNNNNNNNNNNNNNNNNNNNNNNNNNNNNNNNNNNNNNNNNNNNNNNNNNNNNNNNNNNNNNNNNNNNNNNNNNNNNNNNNNNNNNNNNNNNNNNNNNNNNNNNNNNNNNNNNNNNNNNNNNNNNNNNNNNNNNNNNNNNNNNNNNNNNNNNNNNNNNNNNNNNNNNNNNNNNNNNNNNNNNNNNNNNNNNNNNNNNNNNNNNNNNNNNNNNNNNNNNNNNNNNNNNNNNNNNNNNNNNNNNNNNNNNNNNNNNNNNNNNNNNNNNNNNNNNNNNNNNNNNNNNNNNNNNNNNNNNNNNNNNNNNNNNNNNNNNNNNNNNNNNNNNNNNNNNNNNNNNNNNNNNNNNNNNNNNNNNNNNNNNNNNNNNNNNNNNNNNNNNNNNNNNNNNNNNNNNNNNNNNNNNNNNNNNNNNNNNNNNNNNNNNNNNNNNNNNNNNNNNNNNNNNNNNNNNNNNNNNNNNNNNNNNNNNNNNNNNNNNNNNNNNNNNNNNNNNNNNNNNNNNNNNNNNNNNNNNNNNNNNNNNNNNNNNNNNNNNNNNNNNNNNNNNNNNNNNNNNNNNNNNNNNNNNNNNNNNNNNNNNNNNNNNNNNNNNNNNNNNNNNNNNNNNNNNNNNNNNNNNNNNNNNNNNNNNNNNNNNNNNNNNNNNNNNNNNNNNNNNNNNNNNNNNNNNNNNNNNNNNNNNNNNNNNNNNNNNNNNNNNNNNNNNNNNNNNNNNNNNNNNNNNNNNNNNNNNNNNNNNNNNNNNNNNNNNNNNNNNNNNNNNNNNNNNNNNNNNNNNNNNNNNNNNNNNNNNNNNNNNNNNNNNNNNNNNNNNNNNNNNNNNNNNNNNNNNNNNNNNNNNNNNNNNNNNNNNNNNNNNNNNNNNNNNNNNNNNNNNNNNNNNNNNNNNNNNNNNNNNNNNNNNNNNNNNNNNNNNNNNNNNNNNNNNNNNNNNNNNNNNNNNNNNNNNNNNNNNNNNNNNNNNNNNNNNNNNNNNNNNNNNNNNNNNNNNNNNNNNNNNNNNNNNNNNNNNNNNNNNNNNNNNNNNNNNNNNNNNNNNNNNNNNNNNNNNNNNNNNNNNNNNNNNNNNNNNNNNNNNNNNNNNNNNNNNNNNNNNNNNNNNNNNNNNNNNNNNNNNNNNNNNNNNNNNNNNNNNNNNNNNNNNNNNNNNNNNNNNNNNNNNNNNNNNNNNNNNNNNNNNNNNNNNNNNNNNNNNNNNNNNNNNNNNNNNNNNNNNNNNNNNNNNNNNNNNNNNNNNNNNNNNNNNNNNNNNNNNNNNNNNNNNNNNNNNNNNNNNNNNNNNNNNNNNNNNNNNNNNNNNNNNNNNNNNNNNNNNNNNNNNNNNNNNNNNNNNNNNNNNNNNNNNNNNNNNNNNNNNNNNNNNNNNNNNNNNNNNNNNNNNNNNNNNNNNNNNNNNNNNNNNNNNNNNNNNNNNNNNNNNNNNNCATCGGGAAAGATTTGCAggattttgaaatgaaaaatctccccaagaagatgaagaactctGCTTTGTTACATCATCCAAACTCTTAAGCGGTTTAGCCTGCACAACCTCGTGCTCAGGTGCACCGGTTAGCTTCTGAACCAACTCTTTGAAGTTTACTGGCTCGACTCTGTAGACATGAGGATGCATTGGATTCAaaagggatgatgatgatgatgttgcagGCCTCTTTAATAGGGGCTTTGAAGGTTGTTTTCGGGTTGAATGAAGCGAAGTTAGGTAATTTTTCGTTGTCTTTGTCGCGGTTTCTTGAGCGTTAAGGTAACTTTGAGACAAAAATGGCTGTGATGTTGCTTCCATTGAGACTTTGAGAATTGAGATATCGCTTCAAGAAACTTCTTTCGGATGTGTGAGATAAAAGTGTTCTGATATATATTGATGGATATGCAACGTTTTCAACGCGGGTCAAGCCTTTGGTTTTTGACTCTGAATAAAGTTTTGACTTTTCAGaacattgtttcatttttttatttcttagtaACTGGAAAATTTCAACGAGTGTGgtctataaatattttattgatttcatAGTTTTCTGATCGTAGTAGGAACTATTAAAAGGAATATTCTATAACAAAACTGATCACTTTAACCAATACTATAATTAAGAAGCCGTCCACGtgctattttgttatttgtaatgatgagaaGATTATTATCAACAGCCTTCGGATTTGAATCTGAATCTATtattagttttcctttttttgttttgtttactaaCACAAGtaatctattattttatttctagaAGGGGGAAAACGTGTGTAAACAACCATACTTGGTGCTCTGTTTCTGAATTAAAAATGGTATCAACTTCTTCGGTTAATTATGGACCATAGCACAAGGGCCTCTTAATAACAATGCAGCTAGACGTACATATAACAAATACTGAGGCCCATCAAACGTCTTCAATAACATTCAAATTACAATTACTGGGGTCCAATccatatatgtatttataaataattgtcttttaaaaatagtttttttttttaaaggttctTCTTCGTCTAGTGTTtgacttttaagttttaaccttTG
It encodes the following:
- the LOC104720989 gene encoding VQ motif-containing protein 29-like, coding for MEATSQPFLSQSYLNAQETATKTTKNYLTSLHSTRKQPSKPLLKRPATSSSSSLLNPMHPHVYRVEPVNFKELVQKLTGAPEHEVVQAKPLKSLDDVTKQSSSSSWGDFSFQNPANLSRW